The Weissella confusa DNA window AGCTCAATCTCAAATCTCGCATGGTCAAGAAGTCATACAAGAAGCCAACAACAACCACTGACACACCTCAAAAGCCCAACCTCATGAAGAAGTTGGATAATTTGAGTGGCGTTCTGGCAACTGACATTACATACATCCAGTTGATGAATCGTGAGTGGGTTTATCTGGCAACCGTCTATGACCCAGAAAAGCGTCGCGTAGTCTCATACGGACTAAGTCCAGAGATGACCAAGGAATTCGCAACATCCGTCGTAGTTAAGGCTCTAAGAGCCAACGGTAAGCCAAAGATGATTCACAGCGACATGGGAAGCCAATACACTTCTAGCCTGTTCGAAGGAACATTACAAAACTCTGGAATAAATCACTCTTACTCCCGTAAGGGGCATCCTTACGATAACGCTCGTATCGAGAGCTTCCATTCGCTCATCAAGCGCGAAATGATTTATCACGAAGAGTACAGGACCATTGATGATGTCCGGGTGTCTGTCGAGTGGTATGTGAACTGGTACAACAACAGTCGCATCAACTCACGCACTGATTGGCTTCGGGCCGCCTAGACCAATGTCTGGTTTACTTAATCTCGATTATCGGCACCAGCCGGTACGACACAGTTTATAAGCCGTCACTTGTGAATTTCAAAAATTCGCCTTGTGAAGGCTTATTTACCGCACGCTACAACTTGTGAAATCCGGCCGGTTCACAATCTATACCACTCGTTTTCTCTCGACGGAAGGGCTGAGCCCTGTTCCGCCTACAAAAACACCCAGAAATCACGCCATTTTAGGCTGAAATCCGGGTTTTGAAAATTTTTCGGAGTCCGGCACCTCTCGGTGCCGAAAAAACCTGTCCATAATCTTGACATCAGCGCCCCCCAACATAAACACTATTATCATCATCCGGCATTGAAGCCTCACGCGTAACAAAAATAAATTGCACGTTGCCACCCGCAGTTAGCTCTTTATATCCAGTCGCTGCTTTAGGGTGACCGTTCATATTATCTATAACAACTAATCCACCGTTTTTCTGACTATGTAGCGCTGAAACAACTTCCTTAAAGCGCTTTTCTTCATCGTGAG harbors:
- a CDS encoding IS3 family transposase; protein product: MIDRSLAMGHRITSVLSALNIARSTYYQWKNWQPSQRETRRNALKTAIKAVYNTNRGIYGYRRIAAFLRFILKTDVGDRLVWELMNELNLKSRMVKKSYKKPTTTTDTPQKPNLMKKLDNLSGVLATDITYIQLMNREWVYLATVYDPEKRRVVSYGLSPEMTKEFATSVVVKALRANGKPKMIHSDMGSQYTSSLFEGTLQNSGINHSYSRKGHPYDNARIESFHSLIKREMIYHEEYRTIDDVRVSVEWYVNWYNNSRINSRTDWLRAA